The genome window TTCAAATTGCTATACCAGTATATGTATTAGTGCCTGTTCTTTGGAAAAAAGATAAAACAGGTGCAATCCAAATGATCAAAATGCTGATAGTGATTTTAAGTATAACTTGGGCTTTTAAATTAGGACTAAGTCAGGTATTTGGAATAAGTGATTTACGACCTCGCGGAGGTACAATGAGCTTCCCAAGTGGACATACGTCAGGAGCCTTCTCCGGTGCTATTTTTATGTCGTTACGTTATGGTTGGAAATATGCATTAATTAGTTTACCTTTAGCATCATTAGTTGGATTTACAAGAATATATTCACTAGCTCATTGGCCTATTGATGTTATTGCTTCTATCATTCTTTGCACTATATCTGGATTTTTATTAGTGAAAAAATATAAATAATCATCTTTAAACAGGAAACAAGGATGTTACC of Pigmentibacter sp. JX0631 contains these proteins:
- a CDS encoding phosphatase PAP2 family protein encodes the protein MKLLKSINFHLNEKELINIKNVNICYFACLLLVLLINIVLNYKESAHVWIEIIGSIIQIAIPVYVLVPVLWKKDKTGAIQMIKMLIVILSITWAFKLGLSQVFGISDLRPRGGTMSFPSGHTSGAFSGAIFMSLRYGWKYALISLPLASLVGFTRIYSLAHWPIDVIASIILCTISGFLLVKKYK